In one window of Gossypium hirsutum isolate 1008001.06 chromosome A01, Gossypium_hirsutum_v2.1, whole genome shotgun sequence DNA:
- the LOC107917985 gene encoding CBS domain-containing protein CBSX5 — translation MAVRLLSHELSDLCLGKPALRSLSVTSTIAEALEVLKTSDDNFVSVWSCDHKAKTSSGFESAAGFCDNYDDDDCRCVGKVCMVDVICYLCKDENLVSPSVALKEPVSVLLPKIPGLVLHVEPSCSLLEAIDLILEGAQNLVVPIKTKLSNKRKQHQKPSPTVTVHKGREFCWLTQEDVIRFLLSSIGLFSPVPAFSIDTLGIISSEILTIEYHSPASAAIGAISRTLVDQTSVAVVDSEGCLIGEISPFTLACCDETVAAAVKTLSSGDLMAYIDCGGPPEDLVRVVSSRLKERNLNGMLEHFSMSMSYGGFSSSSSDEESMAASPLPRSGRYSRSMSYSARMVRRAEAIVCHPKSSLVAVMIQAISHRVNYVWVIEDDCSLVGIVTFSDMLKVFREHLETIA, via the exons ATGGCAGTGAGGTTATTGTCACATGAGTTGTCTGACTTGTGTCTTGGCAAGCCAGCGCTGAGGTCACTTTCTGTAACATCTACCATTGCTGAGGCTCTTGAGGTCTTGAAAACCTCGGATGATAACTTCGTTAGTGTGTGGAGTTGCGATCATAAGGCTAAAACCAGTTCAGGGTTTGAGTCGGCTGCTGGTTTTTGCGAcaattatgatgatgatgattgtagATGTGTAGGCAAAGTTTGTATGGTGGATGTGATTTGTTATCTTTGCAAAGATGAAAACTTGGTGTCACCTTCTGTTGCTTTGAAGGAACCTGTTTCAGTGCTTTTGCCTAAGATTCCTGGCCTTGTTTTGCATGTGGAACCGTCTTGCAG CTTGTTAGAAGCAATAGATCTTATACTTGAAGGAGCTCAAAACCTTGTGGTGCCAATCAAAACCAAGCTCAGCAACAAGAGAAAACAGCACCAGAAGCCATCACCGACGGTCACTGTCCACAAAGGCCGTGAATTCTGCTGGTTAACTCAAGAAGATGTGATTAGATTCCTACTCAGCTCAATTGGCCTCTTTTCACCTGTCCCTGCTTTCTCCATCGACACTCTTGGCATCATCAGCTCTGAAATCCTCACCATTGAGTACCACTCCCCTGCTTCTGCAGCCATAGGAGCCATTTCTCGAACCCTTGTGGACCAAACTTCAGTGGCTGTGGTTGACAGTGAAGGCTGTTTGATTGGAGAAATTTCTCCCTTCACCTTGGCCTGCTGCGACGAGACGGTGGCAGCAGCCGTCAAGACCTTGTCCTCCGGGGATCTAATGGCCTACATCGACTGCGGAGGTCCACCGGAAGACCTTGTTCGGGTCGTTTCATCAAGGTTGAAGGAGAGAAACTTGAATGGAATGCTTGAACATTTCAGTATGTCAATGTCATATGGTGGATTCTCATCATCGTCATCTGATGAAGAATCCATGGCAGCCTCACCATTGCCAAGATCCGGAAGATATAGTAGGTCAATGAGTTATTCAGCCAGGATGGTGAGAAGAGCTGAGGCAATTGTGTGCCATCCCAAGAGTTCATTAGTTGCAGTGATGATCCAAGCCATTTCTCATAGAGTTAACTATGTTTGGGTTATAGAAGATGATTGTAGTTTGGTCGGAATTGTCACATTTTCTGACATGTTAAAAGTTTTCAGGGAACATTTGGAAACCATAGCTTAA